A genomic window from Halorubrum trapanicum includes:
- the mutL gene encoding DNA mismatch repair endonuclease MutL, with amino-acid sequence MEPPDIERLDERTVQRIAAGEVVERPASVVKELVENSLDAGASRVAVSVESGGTEGIRVRDDGVGIPEDQLEAAVAEHATSKIGDIEDLDRGVATLGFRGEALYTVGAVSRLTVRSRPPDAEAGAEITVEGGEVGEVRPAGCPAGTTVEVDDLFYNTPAREKFLKRTATEFDHVNTVVTSYALANPDVAVSLEHDGRETFATEGNGDLRSAVLAVYGREVAESMIDVDWAPDGGDGDEDGTGDDAPVRRVTGLVSHPETARSTRDYLSTYVNGRYVTASALREATLDAYGGQLAPDRYPFAVLFVEVPPGDVDVNVHPRKLEVRFDEEPAVRSAVEDAVESALLDHGLIRSTAPRGQSAPDETAVSPETPDAEAVGGADTGHERAAREGREPASAAESAESTEPTEPTDTTDSTESTDSGGTTDGDRETGASPTDADVADSSDADGVDPASPTELDPDDDAAWAVDGLGGGAGDDAVGDRPSPRSWQEDATERDPGGPTDVGAGDEADDAETLSSAVDRDADAASVEDPNGSPSPGDGLDRTGPDRGEPDRDGTAGGGEAASGGEASVGGNARRSDSRPRPAARQRTLDGEATEREREFDSLPSLRVLGQLHETYVVAEAPDGLVLIDQHAADERVNYERLKAAFADGADAQALAEPVRIELTAREAALFEEFVDDLDAIGFRAERAGDRQVAVTAVPAVFDAALDPDLLRDVLSALVDDAAAGDEPVADVVDELLADLACYPSVTGNTSLTEGRVVDLLDRLDACENPYACPHGRPVVIRLDRDEIGSRFERDYPGHGGRRAE; translated from the coding sequence ATGGAGCCGCCAGACATCGAGCGGTTGGACGAGCGGACCGTCCAGCGGATCGCGGCCGGCGAGGTCGTCGAGCGCCCCGCGAGCGTCGTGAAGGAGCTGGTCGAGAACAGCCTCGACGCGGGCGCGAGCCGCGTGGCGGTGTCGGTCGAGTCGGGCGGCACGGAGGGGATCCGCGTCCGCGACGACGGCGTCGGCATCCCCGAAGATCAGCTGGAGGCGGCCGTCGCGGAGCACGCCACCTCGAAGATCGGCGACATCGAGGACCTCGACCGCGGCGTCGCCACGCTCGGCTTCCGCGGCGAGGCGCTGTACACCGTCGGCGCCGTCTCCCGACTGACGGTGCGGTCGCGCCCCCCGGACGCCGAGGCGGGCGCGGAGATCACCGTCGAGGGCGGCGAGGTCGGAGAGGTCCGGCCCGCGGGCTGCCCGGCGGGCACGACCGTCGAGGTCGACGACCTCTTTTATAACACGCCCGCCCGCGAGAAGTTCCTCAAGCGGACGGCCACGGAGTTCGACCACGTGAACACCGTGGTGACGAGCTACGCGCTGGCGAACCCCGACGTCGCGGTCTCCTTAGAGCACGACGGCCGCGAGACGTTCGCGACGGAGGGGAACGGCGACCTCCGCTCGGCCGTCCTCGCCGTCTACGGCCGCGAGGTCGCCGAGTCGATGATCGACGTCGACTGGGCGCCCGACGGCGGGGACGGGGACGAGGACGGAACGGGAGACGACGCGCCGGTCCGGCGCGTGACGGGGCTCGTCTCCCACCCCGAGACGGCGCGCTCGACCCGCGACTACCTCTCGACGTACGTCAACGGCCGGTACGTCACCGCGAGCGCGCTCCGCGAGGCGACCCTCGACGCCTACGGCGGCCAGCTGGCGCCCGACCGCTACCCGTTCGCCGTCCTCTTCGTCGAGGTCCCGCCCGGCGACGTCGACGTGAACGTCCACCCGCGCAAGCTGGAGGTCCGCTTCGACGAGGAGCCCGCGGTCCGATCGGCGGTCGAGGACGCGGTCGAGTCGGCCCTGCTCGACCACGGCCTGATCCGCTCGACGGCGCCCCGCGGCCAGTCGGCGCCGGACGAGACCGCGGTCAGTCCCGAGACGCCCGACGCCGAGGCTGTCGGCGGGGCGGACACCGGCCACGAGCGCGCCGCGCGCGAGGGGCGCGAGCCCGCGAGCGCGGCTGAATCGGCCGAGTCGACGGAACCGACCGAGCCGACTGACACGACCGACTCGACCGAATCGACCGACTCCGGAGGGACTACGGACGGGGACCGCGAGACCGGCGCGAGTCCGACCGACGCGGACGTCGCGGATTCGTCCGACGCGGACGGCGTGGACCCGGCCAGTCCGACCGAGCTGGACCCGGACGACGACGCGGCGTGGGCGGTCGACGGGCTGGGCGGCGGCGCGGGCGACGACGCGGTCGGCGACCGGCCCTCTCCCCGAAGCTGGCAGGAAGACGCGACGGAGCGCGACCCGGGAGGACCGACCGACGTCGGCGCCGGGGACGAGGCCGACGACGCCGAGACCCTGAGCAGCGCGGTCGACCGGGACGCCGACGCCGCGAGCGTCGAGGACCCGAACGGCTCCCCGTCGCCCGGTGACGGACTGGACCGCACCGGACCTGACCGCGGCGAACCTGACCGCGACGGAACGGCGGGCGGTGGAGAGGCGGCGAGCGGCGGGGAGGCGTCCGTCGGCGGAAACGCGCGACGGTCGGACTCCCGACCCCGACCCGCCGCGCGACAGCGGACCCTCGACGGCGAGGCGACCGAGCGCGAGCGGGAGTTCGACTCGCTGCCCTCGCTGCGGGTACTCGGCCAGCTCCACGAGACGTACGTCGTCGCCGAGGCGCCCGACGGGCTCGTGCTGATCGACCAGCACGCGGCCGACGAGCGCGTGAACTACGAGCGGCTGAAGGCGGCCTTCGCGGACGGCGCGGACGCGCAGGCGCTCGCGGAGCCGGTCCGCATCGAGCTGACCGCGCGCGAGGCGGCGCTGTTCGAGGAGTTCGTCGACGACCTCGACGCGATCGGGTTCCGGGCCGAACGCGCGGGCGACCGGCAAGTCGCGGTGACGGCGGTCCCCGCGGTCTTCGACGCCGCGCTCGACCCCGACCTCCTGCGGGACGTCCTCTCAGCGCTGGTCGACGACGCGGCCGCGGGCGACGAGCCGGTCGCGGACGTCGTCGACGAGCTGCTCGCCGACCTCGCCTGCTACCCCTCCGTCACGGGGAACACCTCGCTGACCGAGGGGCGGGTCGTCGACCTCCTCGACCGCCTCGACGCCTGCGAGAACCCGTACGCCTGCCCGCACGGGCGCCCGGTCGTGATCCGGCTCGACCGCGACGAGATCGGGTCGCGCTTCGAGCGCGACTACCCGGGCCACGGCGGGCGGCGCGCGGAGTGA